DNA from Elaeis guineensis isolate ETL-2024a chromosome 2, EG11, whole genome shotgun sequence:
AGAAAATCTGGTTTGCAAATATTTCAGGGAATTGTAGCTGCTGGACTTACTCAGTACAGAGCTTACTCAACAGATGAAGTAATATTCTTCTTCAGTATTTTATTTTCTCAGAAGCTAACTTCAATATAACAAAGCTTACAGAAGATAGTGCTGTTTATCTCTCTCATAGGTTATGGCCTTGCTTCAGCAAGGCAATCAAAACAGAACCACTGAACCAACTCGAGTCAACGAGACCTCTTCCAGGTCTCATGCAATATTGCAGGTAGTTTTCTTTGTAATTCTCTGTTTTTCCATTTGCTTTCCTCAAATATCAAACTCAATATTGATTATGTCAATTGATCTTTTACCCATTGCAGGTTGTTGCCGAATATAGAGTCAAAGAATCAGGCAATGTTGTATCCCGAGTGGGGAAGCTCTCGCTCATTGATTTAGCTGGATCAGAGAGAGCTCTGGCGACAGACCAACGAACTCAGAGATCAATTGAAGGAGCCAACATTAACCGCTCCCTCCTTGCTTTAAGCAGTTGCATCAATGCTCTTGTGGAGGGAAAGAAGCACATCCCCTATCGCAATTCCAAGCTCACCCAGCTACTCAAGGACTCACTAGGAGGGTCATGCAACACTGTTATGATTGCAAATATAAGCCCAAGCAATCTCTCATTTGGTGAGACACAAAACACTCTTCACTGGGCGGACCGTGCTAAGGAGATAAAGACGAAGGTTTGCCGCTCTGAGATCTCTGACTAAAGCCTTGAAAGCCAGTCACGTAGTGTCATTTTGAAGTAACTTACAAACACAATCCCAGTTCATGATAGTCCGAATTGTTTGATAATAAAACATGGAATCAATTAAGCTATAGACTTTCCTGTTATCGTTCAAGTAAGAAATTATACTAACACTTTAAATTGCAACGGATACAAGGCCCATTAAATTTCTTAATGCTATACCTTTCCACGTAAGTGTCCAAAGAAATTGTAACtttatcctctctttttttccccAATGTGTTAATAAGTTAACATGCTTAGACGACAGGCAATGTATGTAATTGAGTATCTATATTCAAATCTATTTTACCTTAACTATAATTCCTTGCTAGTACCAACCAATTGATCCAGGCATTATTTAGAATATCCATGTTGCAATAACTTATTACATGTTTTAGCCGAATTTTAAATGAAAGGCAATTTTGGATTGCAAATTATTGAAAACAACAGCAAGCTGCATCTTTTTGCTCAAATTATGTTTTCTCATATGTTTGCATCTCACTGAAATTCCTAATTATTTACTATTGGCATTACAAATGTGTGTCCAGGTTTGAACAATTTGTTACATCATCCTTCTTTCTATTTTGCAAAGTCTTAAAGCCTTAAAGGACATGCAAAACTTCACTGAAATTCAAACTTGCAGGTGGAACCCAaactgattttttaaaaaaacatttTTCAGGCTTGCAATGCAAATGAGGAAGTAATACAGGTGCCAGAATCTGAAACAGAACAGGCAAAACTACTCCTGGAGTTGCACAAGGAGAACAGTGACCTCAGACAGCAGTTGGTGCGCCACCAACAAAAGCTACTCACTGTCCAAGCTCAATCACTTGCAGCAAACTCCTTGCCAGTCCCCCCCGCCatttcctcccctcttctctctccaCCACGTTCGACTCAACGAAAAGTCAAGCGCTCCATCTTAACTGGGAACTGCTTCAGCACGCCTGAGTCAAAGAAGAAATCGACCACGGATGATGCAGTAGTCCAGGAGCTAAAGAAAACGGTAAAAAATTTGGAGGCTGAGATTGCGAGGCTCAAAAAGGAGCATATGTTGCAGATCAAGCAGAAGGATGATTTCATCCGTGAACTGATAACTAAAAATGGTTTATTGCCTTTGGAAGAAGTAGGGGAGAAGAGGGTCGTCACGAGAGCTACCTTGCGTAAGGGAGCAAGAGCAGCAACAGAAGGGGAGTTGAAGAGCCCGAGTCACCGGTTTGTATCCCCTGTGCCGACTGCTAAGAAGCGCAGCTTCTGGGATATAACAACTGGTAACAGCCCATCAGTTCTTGCGGCTAATGGTAGAAAGACTAGAAGCCATGTTGCTGCTGAAACCCCTCCAGCTCCTTCCATGCTACTTCAGGTATAGATTCCAGTGCTCTGTAGATGTATCTCCTAGTATAAGGAGAAAAGTAAGGGCTCACATTTTGTGTAATACATTAGATGCCCATGTGTAAGAACAGTAACTGCTGTCAATAATGGCTGTTGGTACACATGGAGAATCTTTTGTATTGTACACCAACTGTTTTGTTCTCCTTGAAGTTGGAGTCTGCCCATTCTCCTTATTTACTTCTGTATGTGAGTATTCTCCTACTGATGCAGCTTGCATATCAATGTTTCTGGTTTGTGTTCTTGTTGGGGCCTCATATTGCAAATCACTTCCTTTCAGCCGGGCTTCGCTCGTCGGAGACCTGATCGTTCCAAGCATTGACACAATAAAGAGGAGAAAGAGATGCAGGGGAAAGAGaggtcttttcttttcttgtttgtcACATGCCTCGTGTAGTTTGTCAGGGTGATCATTTCTTGCTTTTCCACACCATATCTGAACCTTGTTCCTTATTGTTCTTTGTTTTTCAGTGTATTTAACCTAGATTCGTCAAGATGTAATGAATTCATTTCATCAGGAAAGGCTCAAAATTCTTTTGGCATGACTGCACTTTGCTTgtctatataattttttatttttcttgaagagaTGCACAGATCAAATGTGCAGAAGCAAAAGAGACAATCTCACTCTCTGTTATCTGCTGCCGACCA
Protein-coding regions in this window:
- the LOC105047746 gene encoding kinesin-like protein KIN-8A isoform X1 is translated as MPVSTRSQISVSRDETISADHRSRPPPPPPSNQEPPLHPAHGSALLRNPHHGLKEKMRALTLFYEQHKQQLASSKDQSARSESRVLATHHPSVELIDFNHKKREEEQEGEEKQKKEADGGVDLAMKENIVMLSQPKATTNPVVFPRTNAKENQEVDGCDRITAYSCPKKSSATTTAIRKLSMGGSGAQSEGRFARSKAGGELGAISENGQSGSRILVFVRLRPMAKKEKEAGSRCCVKIVNRKEVYLTEFASETDYLRLKRLRGRHFCFDASFPDPTTQQEVYATTTADLVEGVLQGRNGSVFCYGATGAGKTYTMLGTVENPGVMVLAIKDLFSKIRQRSYDGNHSVQLSYLEVYNETVRDLLSPGRPLVLREDKQGIVAAGLTQYRAYSTDEVMALLQQGNQNRTTEPTRVNETSSRSHAILQVVAEYRVKESGNVVSRVGKLSLIDLAGSERALATDQRTQRSIEGANINRSLLALSSCINALVEGKKHIPYRNSKLTQLLKDSLGGSCNTVMIANISPSNLSFGETQNTLHWADRAKEIKTKACNANEEVIQVPESETEQAKLLLELHKENSDLRQQLVRHQQKLLTVQAQSLAANSLPVPPAISSPLLSPPRSTQRKVKRSILTGNCFSTPESKKKSTTDDAVVQELKKTVKNLEAEIARLKKEHMLQIKQKDDFIRELITKNGLLPLEEVGEKRVVTRATLRKGARAATEGELKSPSHRFVSPVPTAKKRSFWDITTGNSPSVLAANGRKTRSHVAAETPPAPSMLLQLAYQCFWFVFLLGPHIANHFLSAGLRSSET
- the LOC105047746 gene encoding kinesin-like protein KIN-8A isoform X2, with the protein product MPVSTRSQISVSRDETISADHRSRPPPPPPSNQEPPLHPAHGSALLRNPHHGLKEKMRALTLFYEQHKQQLASSKDQSARSESRVLATHHPSVELIDFNHKKREEEQEGEEKQKKEADGGVDLAMKENIVMLSQPKATTNPVVFPRTNAKENQEVDGCDRITAYSCPKKSSATTTAIRKLSMGGSGAQSEGRFARSKAGGELGAISENGQSGSRILVFVRLRPMAKKEKEAGSRCCVKIVNRKEVYLTEFASETDYLRLKRLRGRHFCFDASFPDPTTQQEVYATTTADLVEGVLQGRNGSVFCYGATGAGKTYTMLGTVENPGVMVLAIKDLFSKIRQRSYDGNHSVQLSYLEVYNETVRDLLSPGRPLVLREDKQGIVAAGLTQYRAYSTDEVMALLQQGNQNRTTEPTRVNETSSRSHAILQVVAEYRVKESGNVVSRVGKLSLIDLAGSERALATDQRTQRSIEGANINRSLLALSSCINALVEGKKHIPYRNSKLTQLLKDSLGGSCNTVMIANISPSNLSFGETQNTLHWADRAKEIKTKACNANEEVIQVPESETEQAKLLLELHKENSDLRQQLVRHQQKLLTVQAQSLAANSLPVPPAISSPLLSPPRSTQRKVKRSILTGNCFSTPESKKKSTTDDAVVQELKKTVKNLEAEIARLKKEHMLQIKQKDDFIRELITKNGLLPLEEVGEKRVVTRATLRKGARAATEGELKSPSHRFVSPVPTAKKRSFWDITTGNSPSVLAANGRKTRSHVAAETPPAPSMLLQPGFARRRPDRSKH